cggatttatatatgaatatatattttctcgaatatcttgtgttcctcgttttattgtcCTAAACACTATTCATTTGAGAACATGGAACAACTAACCGCACACTAAATCTCATATtcgcaaaagattcgaaagaattttttaatttagtgagtatcgtattcaaccccccttctacgatactcCGGGACCTGACAATAGTTATAATACTAAGGCCTCGTTTGTATAAATGTAATTCAACTGTTTAACTTGAAATTTCTTGAATTATAAAATAGTTACACTGTTTGGTGTAATCTATTTTACATTGGACAAAGTTGAAGTTACATGGTATTTGTAGTTCCTACAAAATATAGGAACTTAGTTAACAAGATCAATCATGAGCATTAGAAGTTACATAGTTTACAAGTATAAAATCATTTAATACTTACCTAAATTAACTACATAATCAATAGTTACACGATAATAAACCAAACACATATATGTTTAATTGGAGTGTAAGTTATAACAGTAACTTAATTCCAAGGAAATTGAAATTCCTATATAACTATAAAATTAACGAAACAAACGAGAACTAAATATAGCAATGCATGGGAATGGCTCTCAGCAAAAACGATGAACAGATCCCCAATATTGAATCCTTATGTACTGGGCCAACACACATAATACATATCTTAATAACTACTTGTATACAACTCCATTGTTGTGGGCTTTTTAAGTGAAGGCCCAACAGTTGGCGTAATTCAGGCGTCAGAAATAGCAGTCCTTTAACCTGCAAAACACAAAAAGAGCATGAGAGGAGAAGTGAAGCATACGTGGCAACAAACTATTGGCTAAAAGTCGGTGTAGTCTTCTCTTATTGGCCAGTTCTCACACAGAACACGTTGCGAAGAACAATTAAAATTACAAGTCAGTGCGTGTAGAATCAGTGAAGTCTCCGCATAGgtacataaaatcatataatataaTCTCAATTCTAATTCACCATTTCTCTATTGATCAGATTCAAAACCCTAGCTTTTTGCACTGAGATCGAACACGCACACGCATAGTGATAGATCTTAGTGCCAAATTATAATGCCGCAACGAAGATCGAAGCTCATTTATCTGTTATGCTTGTTTTCTTATGCTCTCTCTGCACTCGCTGCGTAAGTTTTGATTGTagctctctctctccctctctctctctctttctccctctctctccctccctctctctctctctgtctgatTGTGTGTAAATGTAATGTAGGAAGAGTTATTATGATATACTACAAGTTCCGAAAGGCGCACAAGATGATCAGATTAAACGAGCGTACAGGAAGCTAGCATTGAAGTATCATCCTGATAAGAATCAAGGCAATGAGGAAGCGAATAAGAAATTTGCGGAGATTAATAACGGtacaattatgttaagtgtttGTTTTTTATTAGTGATGTGGAAATTACTTGATAGGTTTCGGACGATTGTGACTTGTTGTGGTTATTGTTTGTTGTGGTGAATGAATAGCTTACGAGGTGTTATCGGATAATGAGAAGAGGGGAATTTACGATCGGTATGGAGAGGAGGGACTTAAACAGCATGCTGCTAGTGGTGGAAGAGGTGGAGGTGGCGGTATGAACATTCAGGATATCTTTAGCCAGTAAGTTGTTACTACATTTAGTATCTGCATTGTGCTATTTTCGTATGCCTTGTGTAATTACGACTAAAATACATATAGGACAGTAGGATTAGGTGCTAATAGGTGTCAATTGTTTCCTTTGATCTGTATTATGTACTTGCCAATTGTGATAAATAGAAAAAGCCGTGGAATGATGATGAGAAGTTATTAAGTGTTTCATCTATTATCCAGCTTGATTGTTGTAGTATAGATGTGCAAAATCAATTTTATAAATAACTCGAGCAGTAGGTCAGTTacatttctgcattcactagAGGTCCTAATGTGGTTCATATGATCTCTCAAGTCTCAATTGTTTGAAACTTCATTTCATACCTTCTCTGGATATTTCAAAACTTAATGATGTCTACATCATGAACTTTAAACCTTTTACATcaaaatttgaataatttaatAGATTGGTAATAATTTTTGAAAGATGCTCTTTTTTCAGTTAGTATAGCTCTTTTTGTAATATTTATAGCCTTTTTACATATAAACCTGTTTATTCCATGCCTTCAATTCTTCTATAGCCTGCACATAGGCACATTCTCAATCTTTATGTTATCTTTATGGTGATTATTGAATAAGGGAACTTTAACATCGCACGTGGTACATTACACTTTATTAAGATCTGTATGCACATATCAAAAGAACTATGTTCCTGTAGTGTGTTCTTCCTTTAATGTGCATTCTAGTAAGGGTTCTCCGAGACTACTGTGGTTTGCTATTTCTATGGATCTCATTACTAAGCGTATTTACTGTTAAGGGCGCTTTATTTTCGTATTTATCTGTATGTTATCTTGTTTCTTTCTTTATATATGATCTTTTTGTtgtttaaaaattgaaattatttgTGGATTGATAGAAGTGGTTTTAGAAGTATCTTAAACTAGAGTGTATTCTCTAATTTGGCTCCTTCCTTATGCAGCCTAACCAGAGTTGAATGTTTGTGTTTTTTATGTGTGATCCATGAATTTGAATAGTTGAGTACAGTTTTGAGAAGTTTCCGAATGTAATCTTCCTGATTGTTATGCATGTTTAATTGAGTATGCTGCTGCATGTATAGATTGATGTCTATGACCACTGTTCTCACAGTTTTAACAAGCTAAAACCTGTATAGGTTCTTTGGTGGTGGAGGTTCCATGGACGAGGAAGAGAAAATTGTAAAAGGTGATGATGTAATTGTCGAACTAGAGGCAACTCTGGAAGATTTATACATGGGTGGAACAATGAAGGTAACTTCATGTCTTAGGATATATTTCTATGTGTTCTTTCTTTTTATCTGTACTAAATTTGCACGGTCAATGTCGTGAAGGACTGAAAGCTGATTCTACTTAAAGTTGTCTTGATTTGACTGATGCATATTTGGTCAGATCCTTCTAAATCATTTATGATCACTACACATAATTATACGGTAGAATCATATGTTGCTAGTGTTTTTCCACCTTTTCCTTTGTTAGGCACAGTAATGAGCATATGCATGACATATCGTTGGCATCAGAATTCCTGAATTCCTGCACTCATTTTGCAAGTCCTGATCCAGCATCCCCAAAATTCAAAGAATATACCTTTTTCTGCAATATAGGATATATCCACAAGTCATATTTAGGTCAAAAAAAATCCCCAAGTATTGTGGTTCATTTTGATGCTTGTCTATATTAATTTGGAGTTCAGTTTTTGAATATCATGAGCCTGCTATCATATCTTATGTATTGTTAATCTCATTAAGATGCATCTGCATAAAATCAGGTGTGGAGGGAGAAAAATGTTTTAAAGCCAGCTCCAGGGAAGAGGTCTTGTAACTGCCGGAACGAGGTGTATCACAAGCAAATTGGTCCAGGAATGTTTCAGCAAATGACAGAGCAGGTACTCTGTGTTGATTATTATGCTTTTGCAACATTTGCTCTGAATTAGCCCATGTATGCAGATATTATTTTATCAAATTCTCTTTGCGGATTTCTGATTGAGATAGCAATGAGAAAAATTTGAAAGTAGAAGAAAAATTGCAAGCCATCGTTAGTGTCAGTTCTAACTAGTAAAAATTACTATTCAAATCCCGGTTCAGTCCACTTTAATCCACTATTCCTTTTTCTCCCATCTTGACTTCTGATGAACGAGCAAAACACTACTTTTCTCAATTATCGTTTAAGGTTTTAGCACGTATATTAAGAAACTTAAACTGTATGATTGAAATGCATTTATTATTGTAGTCATTTCCAGTACTGCTTTTATTTAACACTCATCTACATTAAGTATATTGTATCAGGAATTAACAAAATTAAGGGTAAAGTAGGCAGCATCTCATTGACATATTTTAGAAACTTGAGAACGACTAATATTAAAAGACACCTTAAGTTTTCTACAACGTCTAACATTTCAAAACAGAGGGAGTATCTATTAAGATATTTAATAGTTATTGAAGTATATAGAACTCCCTTCAAGTATCTTGAATGAATTATATAATTTATGCGTAGGCACTTATATATTTGAGTACAAAACTTACTGAGGTGCCTTCTGTGCGCACTACATTCGCACAGACACTTCATTTCTCATATGGAACAAGtaataaaaatattcgaagtttTTAAAGTCTTcataataatatgtataaataATGTAAAAGTAATATAGTTCTCGTAAAGCATCGAACTCCTAGCATAACCACCCATGATAATATGAGTTAATTGCATTTTGGTGGCTGAACTTCTACAAGATTGATAGAATGATGGCTGTCTTTTTAAATATAGAAGATGGTGGCTTTACTTGGGAATTGTATTCCAAATTGGTGGCTTCCGTCAATTTCTTTTATTAAACCTGTTTAGTGGTGGTGGTTTAATACAAGAGAAATATGTCTTATCCAAGAATGTGATGAACTTTACAGCATCAAAAAAAAGAGTGTAGCCTACATTTTGAAGCACGATACGTAGCCACCATCTTTTATATGTAATAACATGGCCTGAAATTGACTGCACCCAGTAGACATAGTCACTGAAATACAATTAAGCCACTGAAATACAATTAACTCTAGTATTAAACTATAGGCAATTGATTAAATAGAAACCAATATtggaataaaaactagaaaccaGTAATCGTTGTAGTTGTAATCAGGGATGTTGAGATAATTTAGTGATCATTaactaatttatttataaatCTGTAATTGTTACCCCTTTAACTCAGTGATCAGTAGTATGTAATTTAGTGATTGTCTGTAATTTAGTGATCAGTAATATGTCATTTAGTGATCGCCACCAAATAGTTTATATACAAGTTATTTTCATATTTAGTAATTGTTAGTATGTAATTCAGTAATCTGTGACATGTTTCTAGTTTTTAGTATTATATTGGTTTTTAGGGAGtaacaccctatatatacatatatccaTAAAATCCAAATGTGTTGGATGGAATATATAATTAGATTTTGCGCTTAATTCCCCTCACGCGAAAAACTCTATTCTACCATATGTTTTCTATTATTAGTTATTCCTTAAATTGACAAAACATATTATATATATGAATTTTAAGATTTAAATAGTCTCCTATAATTTTGTATTTATGATTTTCAATTCAGTATCTTAAAACTTAATTTATGTCGCATTGACATCCTACACTAATGCTACTTGTTTCCAGGTTTGTGAGAAATGCCCAAATGTCAAATATGTAAGAGAGGGGTATGAAGTTACTGTTGATATCGAGAAAGGAATGCGAGATGGGGAAGTAAGTTCCTTATTTCTTTCCTTTCGCTTTGCACTATTGTATTTAACGATGTAAAAGGTGCCTAGACACTAGAATATAAATTGAATTTGTTTTGTTCAAGCATTAGGTTATAATATGTGTGCCAATAATGAGTTAGTTATGTATTCTGCATGTTTCATATTTGTGAAGTATATGTCGAGGTTAGTGTTGTCGAAGTGATGCTTTTTGCATTTTGGGCTCAACTAAACGGGATTGTAAAAGATGATTTTTGTTACATCCTAACTATGTCATATTTTATAATTTCtttgtttattttttatttttagaaGTAGTGCTTAAGTTGTTTGACTACGGAATCCTATCTTATGGTGGAAGCTTTTTTTGATTGGCTTATACAAGCCAAACTTTATGTTTCGTAAAAGCTACTATGAGTATTTTGACTAGATTATTAGCTATAAGATGTTAATTATCCTGTGGACACCTGTTTTGCTTCTGCTATAAGTCCAACAATACTGTTTTTCTTTCCTGCATGCCACATCATAGTTTCTTATGCATGACCAATTTTGGGAACACATGGCTCGTAGTTACTAAATAATTTGCTAAATAACTGTAATAATATCTTGAATTGCTGTCAAAATTTTCTACTCTGTCCTGTTCTGTCTGAGTGCAAGTGTGTTTACTCTCTTAGTATTTTAGCAGCTAATTGTTTTCTTTGTGTAGGAGGTGGTCTTCTATGAAGATGGTGAACCTATAATTGATGGTGAACCAGGAGATCTTAAGGTTCGATATTTTCTCTAGACTTGGCGGTGAAATTTCTCTGTTTGAAATAGTCACTGACAATTATCAACTTTGTTTGCAGTTCCGAGTCCGTACAGCACCCCATGATGTTTTTAGAAGGGAAGGAGATGACTTGCATGCAACTGTTACAATAACTTTGGTAAATAAATGAAGGACCAGATAATTGATATCGTTTTGTTTACCCTGTCGCGAAAATATTTATGTATAAAATTGTTGAAATCTCTCTTCTCCTGCCTCCAGACACGCATACTCATGTTAAATCATATTATGGTCGGTGATTAGATACTACCTGTCTTTTTTCAAAACCCTAGAGCCCGCCCACAACCACCAACTTCACAAATATTTTACAGTTTACTACCGGTCCTAAACAGTTTCTCAAACCAATGTCACAAATGTTTAGATTGTTATTATGTTTTTGCTGTTAATACTTTCTTTTTGTTctatgataattatttatttattttctttctAGTTTATCACCTTGAACtaattttcatatttattttttctgGTTTAAGGTGCAAGCTCTTGTCGGTTTTCAGAAGACAATTAAACATCTAGACGATCATCTAGTTGAAATCGGCTCAAAGGTGATTATTATTAACTTGATAGTAGAGTTTTTGTGGATGGGTTGAAAGTTGGGTTCTTTTCCAAAATTTTGTTTCCCGGAAAGATACTTCTGTAAATTTATACTAATATGTGTTTGGCAATCAGGCAATCATAAAACCCAAGCAGGTGAGGAAATTTAAAGGTGAAGGGATGCCATTACATTTAAGCAACAAGAAAGGTGATCTGTACATCACATTCGAGGTTCTTTTCCCTACCTCACTAACAGAGGAGCAGAAGTCGAAAGTGAAGGCTATACTTGGTTAGATATggaaatatattttttttttcgtACGGGTCAATTGTCCCTTGTAACATGTTGTCAGTAGTAGTAAGATTTTGGCTACACGAGTATTGCTCGCCAGCTACTGCATATGAAGATATGTGTGCTGTAATCCTTTGAAATGATCGGAGGTCAATTTTTTAGATAGAATTTTCTACATTGGAAGGTATAGATTTCCCTTGTCATGGAATTCTAATAGGAGTGGCATTGAGCAGGAGCAGATAACAGTATGACAAATGACGCTACAGTTTTGTAGCTTAGCCCAGTTGTAATTGCAGATATTGAATTTTCACATGGCATAAAGAACTTTTGgttttcaaaattaatttagttactgCAAAATCTAATCCACTTGTGAAATAGTCAAAAAGGAACATTATGTAGGGCCTGTTTGTCTTTTGGTTACAAAGTCAGCAAGTACTAATTTCGGGACTCAATTTATAAATTGAATTTAATTTATAAGTTGATAAGTTAAATATTAATAATGACGcatttttctcaacttattttaatttttcactttttattaattttagtttacaaatatttgtttttaaatgttgagataatttaaaagtcatgagataaattaattatacttaaaaattAGGGTGATGGCCAAAAATACCTTTTTTTTAGAAGTTGTAACAAGAATACCACTTTTTGGAGTTTATGGCCAAAAATACCCTTCTAATACGCATTTTATAAATGGGTAAATCTATTACGCATTTGAAAAATGGGTAttacataaaaaaattaaaaaaaaattaaaaaaaaaataaagaaaaaagaGAAGAACATGTGATACGCATGTCACAAATGCGTATCACCAGAAGAATCAAATGGGTGATACGCATTTTGTGAATGCGTatcttattatttatttatttttttatttattttttcaattttttttaatacgAATTACCCATTTTTAAAATGCGTATTAGTATACCCaactgaaaaatgcataatagaCGGGTATTTTTGGCCAAAATTTTAAAAAGAGGTATTTTTGTCACAAACTCTGAAAAAAGAtgtatttttgtcattttttctaaaaattatttatattagtAAAAAAATTGACTTATAAGTAAAGTTAACCAAACACTTACATAACTAATAAATATTCATCTACTTATAATTTTTAAGGCACTTATTAATTtaaagttacttattttaaaaaattttgaaCGGGGCACGCGGTGTTGCGTGAATTTCTCCTAATCACAGTATACATTATCACGTAACTGATACTATTACCCAATTACTCTAAAATTAATTTTGTTGATTACCGATGGTAGATGAGTCATAAGTAAGAGGGGGGTTACGTGGCGGGAGAAGAAGTCATGCAGGTATCAGTTCGATAGTACAGCAAAACAGATACAGACAGATATTGGTTAGCGAGTACATTAAAGTGTTAAGGTTCCGGATCTCGGGATTTTTAAAACGTTACCCGACAGGAAACGACATCTTGCACTTCCAGTCCACGTGGCATTTTATACGGAACTGATCACAATTCACAAACACACTTCTCAAACAAACTCTGCACACGCTTCTCCCACAATAAGGAAACTAGTTACAACGATATTAATCTATCAGTTCACCTCCTCAGCAATTCAGTTTATGTAATAATTATATGCTTAATTAAAATACTTATCGTTAATTAATCTGATTAAAACTCGGATACATAGAGAAATACAGGGGTGAAAATTAGGTGACAAAAAGGAGCATTTGAGTTTGGTTATAAACGCAGAAGAGCACACCATTTTCATTATAAACCCCACAGGTCACGACCATTTTATTCAACAACCAATCTGTATATCTCAAATATACAAAATTGTTGTAGATAAATGGATGGGCTTTTTGTAAAAGCAGCGGCAGGGTTAGTGACATCACAGATCACCGTGTCTGATGTTCGTACAAATGCCACTAAATCTTTTGCACAGCCGTGGGGTTTTTCATTTAAGTACCCTCTTAGAGCAACTCCAACGTTTACTCCCTGTTAGCTAAAACTCTCCAGCTGGCAGTGAACAGTACCAATTATACATATCTTCGCTCAAAAACACCGCTCCAACCGTCTTCGTCTGTTAGACAAATTTTTAGCTATCAGAGTTTGGCACGCTACTTCTAAAGATTGCAACACCCTCTTCTATAATCATCCAGCTCATCTCGCGCGTCTTTTTTCTCTCCCGCAACTTCTATTCTTCTCTCCCGCCTATTGCAGAGGTTAGTTTGTATttacttattttgattttatctTGAATCAAAATTGCTATGTGTATGTAATTAGGATTTTGTTTTACAAAGTCTGTGTTATTTTGATAGAACATATATATAATTAGGGTTTTGGTTTAGAAATTTGGGGGTTTGCACTTCATTCATTCAATTCTTGTTGTGTTGTAATAGAGATGGAGGTCTCGTTTCTTTCTTTGCTTAATGATGGATCAGTCTCACAAATTGAAGATTTGATATTTTCTCAACCAACTCAATCTCAATCACAACCCCAAACTCAGCCCCAAACCCAGCCCCAGCCCCAAAAAGAAGCTTTGAAACTGAAGAAAGGCAAAAGGTCAAAGAATTTTTTGATTGAAGAGGATATGCTGCTTATTTCCGCGTGGCTGAATGTTAGTATGGATCCCGTGCAAGGAAATAATCAGACACATACAAACTATTGGGCTAGGATTTGGAAATATTGCGAAGAAAATAAAGAAAGGCTAGAGAGTGATCGGAGTGCTAATTCATTGTGTAATCGTTGGTGCACAATCAATGAAAAAGTGGCCAAgtttattggatattacaatcAGATTTGCGGAAGAAATCAGAGTGGATTGACTGAACAAGATAAGGTTCATGAACATGACCTGTATACATACCTTGCCAACCAGTAGGACAATTCTTCCACTTCCAGTGCATACAGTCAATACTACCCAACATTCCAGGAAAGCCTCGTTGTTCATTTTCTGCTAACAATCTGGTCACATCTTCATCGTTTGGTCGTCTTAAATATTCAGCACCGAAGACTTCAACGATAGCTTTAACAAATCTTCTTAGGCTCTCTATTGTAGTACTTTCACCAATTCGAACATAATCATCAATAGCATCTGCTGTCGTTCCGTATGCAAGCATCCTAAGTGCAGCTGTCACTTTCTGGAGTGATGATAATCCGCGCATTCCTACAGCATCATTTCGTTGAGTGAAATAATTGTCGTGCATTGTAACTGCTTCTTGAATTTTCAAAAATAACGATCTACGCATACGAAATCTTCGACGAAATTGTGTATCTGTGTATGTAGGTGTATCGGCAAAATAATCACGATACAATCTAGCATGACCTTCTTCTCTATTTCGATCAATTACACGATGATTCATCGTGGAACCACCGTGATGCGATTCAGAATTTGCTCTTTGTCGTCGATGGTGGAGGTAAGCAGCACTCATTCTCATTCTTGCTTCATGCTCCTTCTTCTGCTTGCATGATATCAAAAATCATTTGTGTGGTGTTTTCCATTACAAATGAGTATTTTAGAAGTGTGAATGAATTTGAGTTTGTAGAAAATTTGTGTTTAGTTCAGTTCTGAAACTTGGTATTTATAACCAAAAAATTATGACCGTTGGAATATGACCGTTGGAATATAGCCGTTGGAATATAGTCGTTGGAATATGACCGTTACAATTTGAAAAAAACCAATAAAAAAGTGTTTTTGAAATATAGCTAACCATTATAGCTAACACCATTGGAGTCCAACACCTTACAGattcaacaaattttacataaCCATTACTTTATATTATTTTAGC
This sequence is a window from Apium graveolens cultivar Ventura chromosome 9, ASM990537v1, whole genome shotgun sequence. Protein-coding genes within it:
- the LOC141683590 gene encoding dnaJ protein ERDJ3B, which codes for MPQRRSKLIYLLCLFSYALSALAAKSYYDILQVPKGAQDDQIKRAYRKLALKYHPDKNQGNEEANKKFAEINNAYEVLSDNEKRGIYDRYGEEGLKQHAASGGRGGGGGMNIQDIFSQFFGGGGSMDEEEKIVKGDDVIVELEATLEDLYMGGTMKVWREKNVLKPAPGKRSCNCRNEVYHKQIGPGMFQQMTEQVCEKCPNVKYVREGYEVTVDIEKGMRDGEEVVFYEDGEPIIDGEPGDLKFRVRTAPHDVFRREGDDLHATVTITLVQALVGFQKTIKHLDDHLVEIGSKAIIKPKQVRKFKGEGMPLHLSNKKGDLYITFEVLFPTSLTEEQKSKVKAILG